The proteins below come from a single Myripristis murdjan chromosome 10, fMyrMur1.1, whole genome shotgun sequence genomic window:
- the pofut4 gene encoding GDP-fucose protein O-fucosyltransferase 4 — protein sequence MMAVGGRLVPCMCVGLLGLLCWVWVSFASFPEAQLPLEPLDAGDRGAFQPQSALSDMEFASISSYRGPGNNDFRSNKELPILLWWSAGLFPHFPGDTERIDCATSSCLVTSNRKVQLYKRTASIIFYGTDFRAYEAPLPRLRHQTWALFHEESPMNNYILSHGPGIRLFNYTATFRRGSDYPLTLQWLPSLDYLLQPVAVSLEKKNQWRREGLAPVLYMQSHCDVPSDRDRYVKELMKYIEVDSYGKCLNNKPLPEHLEDTATATGEDAHFMSFVARYKFHLALENGLCPDYMTEKLWRPMHQGCVPVYRGSFVVKDWMPNDHSVIVIDDFASPKDLASFLKSLDENDDEYIKYLEFKKPSQITNTRLLEALNTREWGVNDMSKPNYLNGFECYVCDQENARLAVERAYRKAPKQNPAPQPKMANNSHMGCPLPKPGYGDIEDVPADDGWLQIWPQDYWQSLDQAEGLESLIRHNESDPSLLWQHIQNIAVRRARGKH from the exons ATG ATGGCAGTGGGGGGCAGGCTGGTgccttgcatgtgtgtggggcTGCTGGGCCTCCTGTGCTGGGTCTGGGTCTCCTTTGCCTCCTTTCCTGAAGCTCAGCTACCCCTGGAGCCCTTGGATGCAGGGGACCGAGGAGCCTTCCAGCCCCAGAGTGCACTGTCAGACATGGAGTTTGCCTCCATCAGTTCATACCGCGGCCCCGGTAACAATGACTTCCGTAGCAACAAGGAGCTGCCTATCCTCCTGTGGTGGAGCGCCGGGCTTTTCCCTCATTTTCCTGGTGACACGGAGCGCATTGACTGTGCCACTTCCTCCTGCCTGGTCACAAGCAACCGCAAG GTCCAGCTGTACAAGCGGACAGCATCCATCATTTTCTATGGGACAGACTTCCGGGCATATGAAGCGCCTCTCCCTCGTCTCCGTCACCAGACCTGGGCGCTGTTCCATGAGGAATCACCCATGAATAACTACATCCTTTCCCATGGGCCTGGAATCCGACTGTTCAACTACACAGCCACGTTTCGCAGAGGCTCAGACTACCCTCTGACTCTGCAGTGGCTGCCGTCTCTGGACTACTTGCTGCAACCTGTAGCCGTGTCCCTCGAGAAGAAGAAtcagtggaggagggagggcctGGCTCCTGTCCTGTACATGCAGTCCCACTGCGATGTTCcctcagacagagacagatacgTCAAGGAGCTCATGAAGTACATCGAG GTGGACTCTTATGGGAAATGTTTGAACAACAAACCTCTCCCTGAACACCTTGAGGACACAGCCACTGCTACCGGCGAAGACGCCCACTTCATGAGCTTTGTGGCACGCTACAAGTTTCACCTGGCTCTGGAAAATGGCCTGTGCCCAGATTACATGACAGAGAAGTTGTGGCGCCCCATGCACCAGGGTTGTGTGCCTGTCTATCGAGGCTCCTTCGTGGTTAAAGACTGGATGCCCAACGACCACTCTGTCATCGTCATAGACGACTTTGCCTCACCAAAAGATCTAGCCAGCTTCCTGAAATCTCTGGATGAGAATGATGATGAATATATAAAGTATTTAGAGTTTAAAAAGCCCAGCCAAATCACCAACACTCGTTTGCTGGAGGCACTGAACACCCGCGAGTGGGGGGTTAATGATATGAGCAAGCCCAACTACCTCAATGGATTTGAGTGTTATGTGTGTGATCAGGAGAATGCTCGACTGGCAGTGGAACGGGCCTACAGGAAAGCCCCAAAGCAGAATCCAGCCCCTCAACCTAAGATGGCGAATAACTCCCATATGGGGTGCCCTCTACCCAAACCAGGATATGGAGACATCGAAGATGTTCCTGCAGATGACGG ATGGTTGCAAATATGGCCTCAGGATTACTGGCAGAGCCTGGACCAAGCAGAGGGGCTGGAGTCTCTGATAAGACATAACGAGTCAGACCCCTCACTGCTGTGGCAGCACATCCAGAACATTGCTGTGAGGAGAGCCAgaggaaaacactga
- the znf185 gene encoding zinc finger protein 185 → MPNGQEKEAVMRTTKVRTKLKGDNSWLQARNNPEPKDEEEKPWIKEVRASRVNGAPIETSPVSPPVKPTPSPSKPATERSVSTKPESKPASFNGFSGKTNFIPKTTSDTYKKIAPHTLRSSSDSPGQTEGQISPEEQERRREAASGVLKKSAARQRSYVLSAAKKFEPADKSPVTSPVDISLSFVAKRVEVTDDDESTETEAAPPSSSSSSSSSSSSPAIPATTPVSARQPKPRTKLRTTVDVTADEPVAPTVEDTAPEPAKEAPPVVPIKEDTAVVAPEKDPFEDLKPGCTKVATPLPELAFEDVEQVCAEPEPDDSAVSGKDDAPQPDPAPVSPAPVSPAPVSPAPVSPAPELPAPVSPAPESPAPELPVPVSPAPESPAPVSAVTQDTEETHPEPEPSPNQSADTLTALSDTLISFDTRSTSLLDTPNESDVSDLVAPDSFKDEEPAVAEEEAGPVDVHTDDSDEQESTKVLSNCVEITDDLLSFDNGPKELEDPVPPSPGRWSQDLLSGPDSLSDPAMNSNSLDLLADDVIPIDTEARSLSTEQEEEKQTDETAQETQSPTETVTVTTKTVIITDTSSTEDSPEPWSSQVTTTSVTKSSLADPFDPYPIGTTSPNSPPDLLQPHSAHSINSMSSNALESLAEDVIPINTDTKSLSTDRSWRRKWETSTPQHTTTEKSQEAEPAGHGEDQQILVTFERKSTENDSPWDRWTSPTVYTTTTTTEEEEEEEEEEEEEEEESPEDTEIQTVTAISTIRETYSDPEPAMDRYGTLETEEENRVETPESEPKKGFVYVKEYVNATEMSSHGVTDTDVGGSDYVASSSSNYSYYSPSTYSRGSLSSPCTYCGELVGNDARITIEHLNINCHPACFKCGECSKPMGDLLDNMFLHGGTVHCESCYSKALD, encoded by the exons ATGCCAAACG GGCAGGAGAAAGAGGCTGTGATGCGGACCACTAAGGTGCGGACCAAGCTGAAGGGAGACAACAGCTGGCTGCAGGCGCGCAATAACCCTGAGCCcaaagatgaagaggagaaacCATG GATAAAAGAAGTGAGAGCCAGTCGTGTAAATGGCGCCCCTATTGAGACCAGCCCGGTGTCTCCCCCCGTAAAGCCCACCCCCTCACCCAGCAAACCTGCCACAGAAAG AAGTGTTTCCACCAAACCTGAGAGCAAGCCTGCTTCATTTAATGGCTTCAG TGGGAAAACAAACTTCATACCAAAGACCACTTCAGATACCTACAAGAAAAT AGCCCCGCACACTTTGAGGTCCAGTTCAGACAGCCCAGGACAAACAGAGGGCCAGATTAGCCCTGAAGAGCAGGAGAGACG GAGGGAGGCAGCCAGCGGTGTTTTGAAGAAATCTGCAGCCAGACAACGATCCTATGTCCTCTCTGCTGCTAAGAAATTTGA GCCTGCAGATAAATCACCTGTCACCTCACCCGTTGACATCAGTCTATCATTTGTGGCTAAAAG GGTGGAGGTTACAGATGATGATGAAAGCACTGAGACTGAGGCAgctccaccctcctcctcctcctcctcctcctcctcctcctcctcccctgccaTCCCTGCCACAACCCCTGTCTCTGCACGTCAGCCCAAACCACGGACAAA ACTGAGGACAACAGTTGATGTCACTGCTGATGAACCAGTGGCTCCAACAGTAGAAGACACTGCCCCAGAGCCTGCGAAAGAAGCCCCCCCTGTAGTCCCCATCAAAGAGGACACAGCAGTAGTCGCACCTGAAAAAGACCCATTTGAAGACTTGAAACCAGGGTGCACGAAGGTGGCCACTCCTCTCCCAGAGCTAGCCTTCGAGGATGTTGAGCAAGTCTGTGCAGAACCAGAACCTGATGACTCAGCGGTTTCTGGGAAAGATGATGCTCCTCAGCCGGACCCGGCACCAGTGTCACCTGCCCCGGTGTCACCTGCCCCGGTGTCACCTGCCCCAGTGTCACCTGCCCCAGAGTTACCTGCCCCAGTGTCACCTGCCCCAGAGTCACCTGCCCCAGAGTTACCTGTCCCAGTGTCACCTGCCCCAGAGTCACCTGCTCCAGTGTCTGCTGTCACTCAGGACACAGAGGAGACACACCCTGAGCCAGAGCCATCTCCAAACCAGAG TGCTGACACACTCACCGCCTTGTCTGACACTCTCATTTCTTTCGACACACGTTCGACCAG TCTATTGGACACTCCGAACGAGAGCGATGTGTCCGACCTTGTTGCACCTGACAG TTTTAAGGATGAAGAACCAGCCGtggcagaggaagaggcaggcCCAGTAGATGTTCACACGGATGACAG TGATGAACAGGAGTCGACCAAGGTGCTCAGTAACTGTGTAGAAATAACTGATGATCTTCTGTCTTTCGATAATGG GCCAAAGGAGCTGGAGGACCCGGTTCCCCCCAGTCCAGGTCGCTGGAGTCAGGATCTGCTTAGTGGACCAGACAG TCTCTCAGATCCAGCAATGAACAGTAACTCCCTGGACCTGCtggctgatgatgtcatccccATCGACACAGAGGCACGCAG CCTCAGCACtgagcaagaggaggagaagcagacaGACGAGACAGCCCAAGAAACACAAAG CCCCACAGAGACAGTCACTGTAACCACCAAAACTGTGATCATTACTgacaccag CAGTACAGAGGACAGTCCAGAGCCCTGGAGCTCACAAGTGACAACAACCTCAGTCACCAAATCCAG CTTGGCTGATCCATTTGATCCATATCCGATAGGGACCACGTCCCCTAACAG CCCCCCTGACCTGCTCCAGCCCCATTCAGCCCATTCCATCAACAG TATGAGCAGCAATGCCTTGGAATCCCTTGCAGAGGACGTCATCCCTATCAACACTGACACCAAAAG TCTCAGCACTGACCGATCTTGGAGACGCAAGTGGGAGACCAGCACACCCCAGCACACTACCACAGAAAAGAG CCAAGAGGCTGAACCTGCAGGCCATGGTGAAGATCAACAGATATTGGTCACATTTGAGAGAAA GTCCACTGAGAATGACTCCCCATGGGACAGATGGACATCACCCACTGTCtacactaccactactacaacagaggaagaagaggaggaggaggaggaggaggaggaagaggaagaggagag CCCTGAAGATACAGAGATACAGACCGTGACGGCCATCTCCACCATCAG GGAGACATACAGTGACCCAGAGCCTGCTATGGATCG TTACGGCACCttggagacagaggaagaaaaccGAGTCGAAACACCAGAATCGGAGCCCAAAAA GGGGTTTGTGTATGTAAAGGAATATGTCAATGCAACAGAGATGTCCTCCCATGGTGTCACAGACACTGATGTCGG TGGATCTGATTATGTGGCATCAAGCTCCTCCAACTACTCCTACTACAGCCCCTCCACTTACTCCAG GGGCTCACTGTCATCCCCCTGCACATATTGTGGAGAGCTGGTGGGCAATGACGCCAGGATCACTATTGAGCACCTCAATATCAACTGCCACCCGGCCTGCTTCAAG TGTGGTGAGTGCAGTAAGCCTATGGGAGATCTTCTTGACAATATGTTCCTGCACGGCGGAACAGTCCACTGCGAGAGCTGCTACTCCAAAGCCCTCGACTGA
- the nsdhl gene encoding sterol-4-alpha-carboxylate 3-dehydrogenase, decarboxylating, with the protein MATRLRPSNKRCAVIGGSGFLGRHLVEKLLDRSYSVSVFDIRQSYELPGVTFHQGDLCDKQALLPALKDVSLVFHCASPAPASDDRGLFHKVNIQGTRTVIQACMEAGVQKLVLTSSASVVFEGTDIKNGREDLPYAKKPIDYYTETKIEQEKLVLEACDKEKGFLTVAIRPHGIFGPRDPQLVPILVDMARRGKMKFIIGDGTNLVDFTFVENVVHGHILAAERLRSDSPICGKPYHITNDEPIRFWDFMSEVLVGLGYAAPRYHLPYALVYGLAMLLWLLALILRPLVAFKPTFTPMRVALAGTHHYYSCERAKQDMGYKPVVSLKEGITRTVESYPHLRQGA; encoded by the exons ATGGCCACACGTCTCCGACCG agtaatAAGCGGTGTGCAGTCATAGGGGGCTCCGGTTTCCTCGGCAGACACTTGGTGGAAAAGCTGTTGGATCGGAGCTACTCTGTGTCTGTATTCGACATCCGCCAGAGCTATGAGCTGCCTGGTGTCACCTTCCACCAAGGAGACCTTTGCGACAAACAG GCTCTGCTTCCAGCACTGAAGGACGTGTCCCTGGTATTCCACTGTGCCTCCCCAGCCCCGGCCAGTGACGACCGCGGCCTGTTCCACAAGGTCAACATCCAGGGCACGCGCACCGTGATTCAGGCCTGCATGGAGGCTGGAGTGCAG AAACTTGTTCTGACGAGCAGTGCCAGCGTGGTGTTTGAGGGCACGGACATCAAGAATGGGAGAGAGGACCTGCCCTACGCCAAGAAGCCCATCGACTACTACACAGAGACCAAGATTGAACAGGAGAAG TTGGTCCTGGAGGCATGTGACAAGGAGAAGGGTTTCCTAACAGTCGCCATCCGGCCACATGGCATCTTTGGTCCTCGGGACCCACAGCTGGTACCCATCTTAGTGGACATGGCCCGAAGAGGCAAGATGAAGTTCATCATTGG tGATGGAACCAATCTGGTCGACTTCACTTTTGTGGAGAATGTAGTTCATGGACATATCCTGGCCGCTGAGCGTCTGAGGTCAGACTCACCTATCTGTGGCAAA CCGTACCACATCACCAACGATGAGCCAATTCGGTTTTGGGACTTCATGTCTGAAGTGTTGGTGGGCCTGGGCTACGCTGCTCCCCGCTACCACCTTCCTTACGCACTGGTGTATGGACTGGccatgctgctgtggctgctggccCTGATCCTGCGCCCACTAGTGGCCTTCAAGCCCACCTTCACACCGATGAGAGTGGCACTCGCTGGAACCCACCACTACTACAGCTGTGAACGCGCCAAACAGGACATGGGCTATAAGCCGGTAGTCAGCCTGAAGGAGGGGATCACACGTACAGTAGAGAGCTACCCTCATCTCAGACAAGGGGCGTGA
- the cetn2 gene encoding caltractin: MATNAKRPSLQGPVPPPRKKTSPKPELTEELKQEIREAFELFDTDGSGHIDVKELKVAMRALGFEPKKEEIKKMISEVDKDGTGKISFADFLSVMTQKMAEKDSKEEILKAFRLFDDDETGKISFRNLKRVAKELGENLTDEELQEMIDEADRDGDGEVNQQEFLRIMKKTSLY, from the exons ATG GCGACCAATGCAAAGAGGCCATCCCTGCAGGGCCCAGTGCCACCTCCTCGGAAGAAGACAAGCCCCAAGCCAGAGCTGACTGAGGAGCTCAAGCAGGAGATCAGAGAGGCCTTTGAGCTGTTCGACACCGATGGTTCTGGACACATCGATGTCAAGGAGCTCAAG GTTGCGATGAGAGCTCTGGGATTTGAACCAAAGAAAGAGGAGATCAAGAAGATGATCAGTGAGGTGGATAAGGACGGCACGGGGAAGATCTCCTTCGCTGACTTCCTCAGTGTCATGACACAGAAAATG GCTGAGAAAGACTCCAAAGAGGAGATCCTGAAAGCGTTTCGCCTATTTGATGACGATGAGACAGGGAAGATCTCATTCAGGAATCTGAAGAGAGTAGCCAAGGAGCTGGGAGAGAACCTCACAGATGAGGAGCTGCAG GAAATGATTGATGAAGCAGACAGGGATGGAGACGGGGAAGTGAATCAACAGGAGTTCCTGCGCATTATGAAAAAAACCAGCCTGTATTGA